A region of the Corticium candelabrum chromosome 4, ooCorCand1.1, whole genome shotgun sequence genome:
GCTGAAGATATTTATCTCCTTTTTATCTTTCATTTTAATTCAGTTCAATCTAGCATTTGTACAGTTGTGACTGAAGAAACATTTGTTGATGAGATTGTGAGGATTTAGGCTAGCCACTGTCGCATTAAATGGCTACAATTATTAATGGTACGTACATTACTTGTCAAAGTGTTTCATTGCATGTTGTCAAGTGCTTTTGATCGAATGTAACTGAAAATGAGTTTACAATGTGGACTTTTAGGTAATATTTGCTGGACGTGCATAATTTGCCCTTTTTATTTTGGTATGAGATGTGCATGCAAACTCGCTGTGTTTTATGATTTCATTTAGCTACATAGGTATCTTGATTTACGCATATTAGCAGCTACTGCAGCTGTGGTAGAATGAGCTCTTTCCTCTCTGAATAATCTGGTTTGTTCAGTTTGATAATTTATAAAGTATGCATGAGGAGTGTGTCTGACTCTTTCATCGTACTAGTGATTTGGAGACCAGACGCAGTGTGAAAACTGCACCATGCTTCTTATTATTGAAACAAGTATGTGTAGCAGTTGTAAGGGTAATGACTTTTGCGCGTGCTGGTTTTGTTTGAAAGATGTTGCTCAGAATGCAAATGTGAAGTACACGACTTTCTTCCATATGCGATTTCTAAGTGATGCACATTATACAAATTGTAACATACTGATCGTCCATGAATTGTTTTAGATTTgataagtaaataattaaatataaaaagtACAAAAATAAACAGTATAATAGTTCCAATTAAATATACCGGTATATGGGATTTATATATGGTTTTGGAAGTACAACGTACTCGAATAATTTGTTTCTCGGAGGCTTTGTGGTCTTTGTGCTATCGGCAAGACTTTTTGGCTGCCACAGAGGACTGTTTCTGTACTTTGCATCTAAGGGaaagtttcaattttaatGACGTACCAATCTAGAGCTACTTGTTGTAGGATACTTTAGAGGAGAATAATTATGTGGATATTTGCATTTTAAAATagatttgcttgtttattgcaTATCAGACAATAGAATCATGAACCATAGAGCACTTTCAGTTTACCATACAAATGCTACACTGTTAACTACATTATTAACCAACTAACTATCTTTGCTTCTTTACCATGTGTCAGTCTGTACTGTCAGAGAATCGACAGAACGTCGATCGGCTTTGTTCACAAGTCACCTCACAGACATCTGTCATCAGTATTAGACATGGTGGCTATACATTtgatttttctatttttaccGGTTGTTTATGTGTAGGAGATCTAACTGGGCGCGTTTCAAGTTTACGTGAAGATGTGGAGTGTCAACGCAGTGTGTCTGCAAGGCTTGAGCGTGACTTGAACCAACAAACAGTCCTCTTCCAGTCCTCAGTACAACAGGTGGATTTGTCGATTCCTTTGTTTATGTGGCTTTGTATGACTGTTGGATATAATGACAGACACGGAAAGATATCGAGCGGCAACAGAGTTTGCTAACAAAGCAACAAGATATTGTAAATGTGAGCTAAATCACTGTAATGTTTGTTCCATTGTGCTGATGCAACGTTTATGGTACCAGAGTCTGGTTAATAGCAAGATAAAGCaagatttgtttgttgatggaGGGTGAGTAGAAAACTTTAATGTATATATAGAGTGGAAGGGCCATTTGTTGTCATGTTGATCAGGTTGCTGGGTTGTTCTCTTTTGGTAGTAAATTCCTTTATAGTCAATTTTCCCTTGAAGGtaattttgtcatttgttCCAAGAGATCAACTTCAAAAATGGTGAGATCATGaaatcttaattaaaagacCTAAAATGAAGCAGTTGAAGGTGTTGTGGCTTGTTGGTGTAGGTTGAGATTAATGttgaaattgttgttgttggtaagGACATTTAGTTATGTCCGTGGGTTTCTAATGAAATATGGGTTGCACAGCAGGTTGTGTAATGATTTTTTTCTACAAATGATTATTAATTGTGATGTACATCAACGATTTGTTTAGGGTGGGGTCTGTTTGGTCTTATGCAAGGCTACTGCCTGCTGTTGGTGAATGGTCTTATGAACGCATGTCTCAATCAATTTGGGGAAGACAAAAAGTTGTTGCAGGGAGTGATGACCAATTGAATACCGAATCCACTCGGCCCAGTGGAATGGAGCTTTGTTGACATTGAAATTGTATTCCAGTAGTATTGTAatagaaataataataactacTATCACAACAAGAATATGATGTAGCAGTACCCACTACCAAGCCATTTTGTTGAGCACTACAGCACAGGTATTCAGCATCGTTTGCACTCCACAGCTTGGAGATGACAATGACAGATCTTCTGCTTAGGCAAGGCCACCAACATACATATGACTTAATTTTACACCATACCAGGGTTCTGCCTACGGTGGTCGGAGGTGATCGGGCCCGACCATCACTCATCAAACATCGACCATCACTCATCAAACACCGACCATCACTTCACATGTTCTGACCATCACTATGCTAGTGGTTTACTTGCTGCAATGGATGGCAGACATCTATCCATTGCATAGATGTCTATCTATGCTATGATGATAGATATCTATATCATAGATATCTATCTCATAGCATAAACATGAGACTGGGCagactgttgacagaagttgcagctttcttAGTCTGCTTTTTCAGATTATAGACCATCAACAGTgcgatacattctgtttggtgctttcttgtctgAAATAAATCATGCCCCTTAATGCAGCAGATACCCGACCACCACTCCGAAACTCCTGGGCAGAACAGTGCATACTTAGTGTGTCAAAAACTATTCAACAAACCATCCATGTAAACATTAATTGAAAATGAGCTAAACATTAATTGAAAATGAGCTGGTGGCAGAACATGTACACTTCCCTGTTTCACACCATTTCCAATATTAATGCATGTGAGAACATCTCTCCACTTCACCCTCGTCTTTACATGTGCAACAATATTGGCAACTACTACTGCTGCCATTCATGAAAGTTTATCAAGATGGGATTGGTTTCCAAATGGTAAGAGATACTTGTCGCGTTCAATTTGCAGTTCCTACAGTCTAGAACTGCCTGAAATCGCGTTCGATTATTTAGTTCTGAAACTGTTCGAACTGACCCATGGTTTTGTCCAaggaactgctagaactgacATCCCCCTTTGTGCACAAACCCTGAAATCGTGATGGCTCACTATTTTGCAGACAGCAATATTTATTAGTTTCTGCGTTCTATCATTCCGTCTGAGTAAGATTGGCGTCCATCACAAGGTCAACAAGAGGCGCTGTTAGCTTATGCCTCTGTGGTAGTCAATGGATCAGTAGCTAATGAGGCCACAGTAGCCGTTGACATTGCTTCAGCCTCTCCTTCTGCTTCCTATAGAGCCACAACAGTAAAAGCATCATCCATTGCAATCTCATGGGGATGCCCTAGCAGTTCCACTTCACAAAACACATTTTTCTTTCGACTTTTGTTCTGGTTCTGTTTGTTCCAACAGTTGCAACACACCCTCAAtttcagttctagaactgcaaatcgaaTGAGCTCTTAGCCAGGCGGTTCTTTTACAATAATTCTAAGGGCACTCAATCAAGCAGACAGCCTGGACAAGTCACTGGAGAATGGAGACTGCATACATGCTGCACCACAAGCTAGTCTGAAACGTGTGAAATTATACTGTATTGATTGTCCACACTTTGCAACAAAGGTGACAAGGCACTCATATCTCGATACATAAATAGCAAATATTGGCAAATGTCAAGTTCCTGGAAGCAACAAGCAGCAAAAATAAAAGCAACAAGCAGCAAAAATAAAAGCAAATTAACAAAgaaagcattaattaatacagatTTGCTGGGTAGACAAACTGAAAACTCAAGTTCTCAATCCAGTGAGATTGTTACTTGCTTTTTATCTCAATCTCTTTAGGTGATAAATAGCATGGCAGCAAAGATACCTCCAACAACTGGGCGAGCTCTAAAGCCCTTCACTTTACCAGTTGTTGTAAAATACCAATCACTGAATGGAACCCGATCTGGACTCATATCAGCAAAGCGGTACACACTGTTGGTAATTGCATCAAATTGGTCATGATTGCAAATTGAGGCGATCCACATGAGCCAGTCAGTTTTTGTAAAGTCTGCACGATTGTCAAGAGGAACACCATACGCATTCATCTTCTTTTGATAATAAGCACATTCCAA
Encoded here:
- the LOC134179026 gene encoding uncharacterized protein LOC134179026 isoform X2; translated protein: MLQSDVMNSDDNESDEFEASGEVGDEKTARDVEQTWVMARISSATSILPAVVQTGRALTGRLQTWIASQLPDTVAGGELLTAADTLTSGEASPGEMLHSVAVALRRQHNINEVQSQLGRLNTLANMANYVKCRQVESVLSENRQNVDRLCSQVTSQTSVIRDLTGRVSSLREDVECQRSVSARLERDLNQQTVLFQSSVQQTRKDIERQQSLLTKQQDIVNSLVNSKIKQDLFVDGGLLGCSLLVVNSFIVNFPLKGGVCLVLCKATACCW
- the LOC134179026 gene encoding uncharacterized protein LOC134179026 isoform X1 — translated: MLQSDVMNSDDNESDEFEASGEVGDEKTARDVEQTWVMARISSATSILPAVVQTGRALTGRLQTWIASQLPDTVAGGELLTAADTLTSGEASPGEMLHSVAVALRRQHNINEVQSQLGRLNTLANMANYVKCRQVESVLSENRQNVDRLCSQVTSQTSVIRDLTGRVSSLREDVECQRSVSARLERDLNQQTVLFQSSVQQTRKDIERQQSLLTKQQDIVNSLVNSKIKQDLFVDGGLLGCSLLVVNSFIVNFPLKVILSFVPRDQLQKWLRLMLKLLLLVRTFSYVRGFLMKYGLHSRVGSVWSYARLLPAVGEWSYERMSQSIWGRQKVVAGSDDQLNTESTRPSGMELC